A stretch of DNA from Staphylococcus equorum:
ATATTTATGATGGGGGATGGATTAGAACTTGCATGGATTAGTCCTTATCTTCATGATCATGGCTTATCCGTTCAACAAACTGCAATTTTAACGACTTGTTATGGTGTGACGATTGCAATTGGATCTTGGTTCTCTGGTGTTTTGGTCGAAATTATCGGACCGCGTAAAGTTATGTTATTAGGCACAGGTTTATATATTGTTGGTCATATTATATTTGTAGGATTTGCGATACCTACGATAAATTATGAATTAATGATTCCATCGTATGCTATTCGAGGATTTGGTTATCCATTGTTTGCTTATTCATTTTTAGTGTGGGTGGCTTACCGTTCACCTCAAAAACGATTAGGTGCCGCAGTAGGTTGGTTCTGGTTTGTATTTACAGGTGGTTTAAGTGTGCTTGGTTCATTCTATTCTTCATTTGCAATTCAATGGTTTGGTCATGTGTTCACTTTATGGACAGCCATTATATGGGTACTTATCGGAACATTTTTAGCTGTATTTGTAAACAGAGATCAATTTGAAATAGAAGATAAAGGGCATGGTGTTAAAGAACATGTAAAAGAAATGGGCGCTGGAATTACGATATTAAAAAGAGAGCCACGTGTTGCAGTGGCATGTATCGTAAGAATAATTAATCAAGCGGCACAATATGCATTTCCATTGTTCTTACCAATATATTTATCATCCAAAGGTATTGCAACGACGACTTGGCTCAATATTTGGGGAACAATTTTTATCGCAAATATTATATTTAATTTAATATTCGGTGCGTTGAGTGACAAAATTGGTTGGAAGAATACAATCTCATACATCGGTGGTGTTGGTTGTGCTGTATTTACATTAGGATTATATTTTGTACCAGAATTATTTACAGGTAATGTATTTGTCGTTGGTACTGTAGGATTTTTATGGGGTATGTGTTTAGCAGGATTTGTTCCAATTTCTGCGCTTGTACCTTCTCTTGTAGGTGATGGCGATAAAGGACCAGCGATGGCTATATTAAACTTAGGCGCAGGGCTATGTGTATTTGCTGGACCTGGGTTAGTAGCATTATTCTACGATAGTATTGGTGTAAAAGGAATGATGTACTTAATCTTTGGATTATATGTGGCAAGTGCAATTATGGCACGTTTCTTAAAAACACCTGAAGAACGTGCAAAACTTAGTAAGAAAGAAGCAACATAAGCGAAAAAAAGCATGTATTTAAAAAATAAATATTTATCGTTATTGGAGTCCCATTCTAGTTTGGAAATTAGAATGGGACTCTCTTATTTTAAAAAGCTAATTATGCAATCGTTTTGAAATGGTGTGGAAATGAAAGAATAATTTTCTTGGAACTCTCCAGAAATAATTTGAGCAACAATCTGTTTGATTACAGCCACAATTTCATTTAACAGAATCGATCACCTCCGTCAGTTAAGTAGTTCAGGGACATTGTAGTATAAAAAGTAGTGTAATATGCATTCGTGCATAACTCAAAAAATAAATTTCACAAGTGTGATTCATTAAAAAACACATTGCATAAATGCTTTGAAAAACTGCATAAATGTTAAAAACATTAGTTTAAATTAGTGCTGTTTATCAAATGATGTAAGATAATATTTTGAGCTTTAATTCAATAATATACATAATAAAGTATATTTATACTTGTTTTATCTGTTAATTACGTATATTATGTATATAAATCTTATAAAAATATTGGAGTGATGAAAATGGGGTTGAACACAACAGCTTTAAATAAGTTACAAGTTTTTAAAGGGGAACACTTTTTGAAAACATGCGATTTTTCAGCAGAAGAATTGAATACATTGATAGATTTTACTGGAGAGTTAAAGGAAAAGAAAAAACGTGGGATCCCTCATCCTTATTTAAAAGGAAAGAATTTAGCGTTACTCTTTGAAAAACCCTCTACAAGAACACGTTCGGCATTTAGTGTTGCCGCGTATGATTTGGGCGCATACCCAGAGTATTTCGGCCAAGGAGATATTCATTTAGGTGTGAAAGAATCTACAGCTGATACTGCAAAAGTATTAGGACGTATGTATGATGGTATTGAATTTAGAGGTTATCATCAAAAAGATATAGAATCTTTAGCTAAAAATGCCAATGTACCAGTTTGGAATGGCTTGACGAATGAGTGGCATCCAACGCAAATGATTGCGGATTTCTTTACATTAAAAGAAAATTGGGGAACTTTAGAAGGCAAAACATTAACTTATGTAGGTGATGCTAGAAATAATGTAGCACATGATTTACTTATTACTGGAGCAATATTAGGTGTTAACGTACATATTGCTGCACCTAAATCTTTACAACCTGATGAAGCAATTCAAAAGTTAGCTAAGGATTATGCTGCACAATCTCAGAGTGAAATTTTAATTACGGATGACGTGAATCAAGCGATTTATCAAACAGATGCTATTTATACAGATGTATGGTTATCAATGGGTGAAGATCAATCTGTTTTGGAAACACGTATTAATGAGTTATTACCTTATCAAGTCAATGAATCGATGCTACTGAATACAATGAATCCTGAGGCAATCGTCTTACATTGTTTGCCAGCATTTCATGATTTAAATACTGAAGTAGGACAACAGATTTATGAAAAATATGGCTTGTCTGAAATGGAAATTACGGATGACGTATTTCAAGGTGAGCACGCTGTGATATTTGATCAAGCTGAAAATAGATTACATTCTATAAAAGCGATTATGTCAGTGACACTAGGCGATATATTTTAAGCGAAGTAATAGCTGTAAGGGGTGGGAATACGAAATCAAATTTTAAATTTTGATTTCTATCCCTCCCCATTTTTTTGCACACCATACGAAGTCACAGGTTATAGTCTTCAGCCACTATTATTTACCGAAAATATTTGCTCAAAACACTGCCGAGAAACTTTTAATATGACAATGTAGATTGTAAAGTGCCTTTGATAGGTCAAAAAGATTACTTAATATATAAAGAAAACTGTTGTTTAAGTGAACTAAACGGGATTTATAATGAAGGGCTTACATAAAAAGCGTTATATCTTTTTGAAAATGTTTTTCATAATGATGAATTGTAGTGATTATCATTTTCTTTGCTTGTATATTTATGGTAATTAGGAGGTTAATCAATTATGAGTAAGCTATTTGAGAAAGCACAACAATTCGGGAAGTCCTTTATGTTACCTATAGCGATTTTACCAGCAGCTGGTTTATTGTTAGGTATTGGTGGGGCATTAAGTAATCCAAATACAATCAAAGCATATCCTTTATTGGATATTGAACTATTACAAAATATATTTATATTAATGTCATCTGCAGGTAATATTGTCTTCCAAAATTTACCTGTTATTTTTGCAGTGGGTGTTGCGATTGGCTTAGCCAAAAGTGATAAAGGGACAGCAGGTTTAGCTGCGATGTTAGGGTTCCTCATTATGAATGCTTCAATGAATGGTTTATTAATTATTACTGATACATTAGCAGACGGTAATTTAGCTAAAGAAGGACAAAGTACAGTCCTTGGAATACAAACAGTGGAAACAGGCGTATTTGGTGGTATTATAACTGGTGTCATGACAGCGCTTTTACATAATAAGTTCCATAAAATATCCTTGCCAGCCTATTTAGGCTTCTTTGGAGGTTCGCGTTTTGTTCCTATTATCACAGCATTAGGTTCTATTCTATTAGGTGTCGTGATGTTCTTTATTTGGCCAACTGTTCAAGGATGGATATTTGGTGTTGGAGGCCTCGTAGATAAAACAGGAGTTATTGGTACATTTTTCTTTGGTTTTATTTTAAGGCTTTTAGGACCATTTGGTTTACATCATATTTTTTACTTACCATTTTGGCAGACAGCACTGGGTGGTACTTTAGAAGTGAAAGGACAAATTGTACAAGGTACACAAAACATCTTTTTTGCTCAATTGGGTGATCCTGATGTTACTAAATATTATTCAGGTGTATCAAGATATATGTCTGGTAGATTTATTACCATGATGTTTGGTTTATGTGGTGCAGCATTGGCAATCTATCATACTGCAAAGCCAGAACGTAAAAAAGTCGTTGGCGGATTAATGTTATCTGCAGCGTTAACATCATTTTTAACAGGAATTACAGAACCATTAGAATTAAGTTTCTTATTTGTAGCACCGGTCCTTTATGTCATACATGCTTTTTTAGATGGTTTAGCGTTTATGTTCGCAGACATATTTAATATTACAATTGGTCAAACATTTAGTGGTGGTTTCATTGATTATCTATTATTTGGTATATTGCAGGGCAACGCTAAGACGAATTTCTTATGGGTAATTCCAATAGGTATCGTTTGGTTTATACTTTATTATATAATATTCAGATTTTGCATCACGAAATTTAATTTCAAAACACCTGGGCGTGAAGAAGGTTAAGCGGCTGAAACTGTAGAAGCAACTGATCGTGCTAAAACGATTATTCAAGGTCTTGGTGGTAAAGAGAATATTGATGTCGTTGATTGTTGCGCAACAAGATTAAGAGTGACCTTAAAGACTAATCAAGATGTTGATAGAAAAGTATTAGAGTCGACCGAGGCAAGAGGCGTGATTCAGAAGGGTAACGGCGTTCAAATTGTTTATGGCCCCCATGTAACTACGATTAAAAATGAAGTAGAAGAACTATTAGATAGTCGACAGTCATAAACAGGCGTATAATGGTATTGTATGCATGATTCATTTTATATTAATTTGATTAAAAACAGATAATTATGTAATATAGGATATTAAATGTTAATTATGAAAATATATAGTGATATTAGAAAGAATGGGGTAGAAATATGAACGTTATAAATTTGAAA
This window harbors:
- the argF gene encoding ornithine carbamoyltransferase — its product is MGLNTTALNKLQVFKGEHFLKTCDFSAEELNTLIDFTGELKEKKKRGIPHPYLKGKNLALLFEKPSTRTRSAFSVAAYDLGAYPEYFGQGDIHLGVKESTADTAKVLGRMYDGIEFRGYHQKDIESLAKNANVPVWNGLTNEWHPTQMIADFFTLKENWGTLEGKTLTYVGDARNNVAHDLLITGAILGVNVHIAAPKSLQPDEAIQKLAKDYAAQSQSEILITDDVNQAIYQTDAIYTDVWLSMGEDQSVLETRINELLPYQVNESMLLNTMNPEAIVLHCLPAFHDLNTEVGQQIYEKYGLSEMEITDDVFQGEHAVIFDQAENRLHSIKAIMSVTLGDIF
- a CDS encoding MFS transporter — protein: MNKKLTKMGMPPTLLWGYIGVLIFMMGDGLELAWISPYLHDHGLSVQQTAILTTCYGVTIAIGSWFSGVLVEIIGPRKVMLLGTGLYIVGHIIFVGFAIPTINYELMIPSYAIRGFGYPLFAYSFLVWVAYRSPQKRLGAAVGWFWFVFTGGLSVLGSFYSSFAIQWFGHVFTLWTAIIWVLIGTFLAVFVNRDQFEIEDKGHGVKEHVKEMGAGITILKREPRVAVACIVRIINQAAQYAFPLFLPIYLSSKGIATTTWLNIWGTIFIANIIFNLIFGALSDKIGWKNTISYIGGVGCAVFTLGLYFVPELFTGNVFVVGTVGFLWGMCLAGFVPISALVPSLVGDGDKGPAMAILNLGAGLCVFAGPGLVALFYDSIGVKGMMYLIFGLYVASAIMARFLKTPEERAKLSKKEAT